The Armatimonadota bacterium genome includes a window with the following:
- a CDS encoding DEAD/DEAH box helicase family protein, which translates to MHPLYKTRFTRWHDLEEVIEQLPTSTEKGDAFEEFVFFYFEQYRSTYQIEEHYCPVAQKAPFPKKVKDALKLEAKDYGVDGVYITTSGEYTAYQCKFRSNRNGLSYADLATFWGEAEYADYRCTVTNAATIPHVADKKIGHMAVLPSHFDQLGPDFFALLHDYAISSEIKKKPRKVPRDYQNEILESLNSGLNEHDRGKFIAACGIGKTLISLWLMELRDPQTVLFLAPSLQLIRQTLGEWADEAGTPFDYLCVCSDTTVALEDENTLDLSEVDVPVTTDSDTISKFLSKKTDRKRIIFSTYQSVPVLAEGVAAGDFAAFDLAIYDEAHRTASGGNSGLFSVALDDAAVPCKKRLFMTATERVVKAHLKEAAERADDVVFSMDDEKLYGPTLFRLSFGEAIDRGIISDYRLVFAGTHSQEIGKLVEANKYVKPDGAPVGALELAQSIYRRLLLVRCIQDLGCSKTVTFHSKVSEAQVFAKAMADDLGGDVAVHHVNGSMSSSKRTELIGDFERADAGILTNVRCLTEGVDIPLIDSVFFANPRGSLIDIVQAVGRALRQPFGFKGKLAYIIIPILLDESTGDSMVGPGFDTLYNVIQALRDQDENLAEWIDGINLGAVTGKSISSGGGSKLQLILPPTINLENLSEALLLKIADVNKDPSDHQAIGSKLGKTERKSAYTRVFKTLCDYTPEKLESSLVAPTLALMEDIAIAYDSAVVRLNNNNVSHCLRLGVIEALENRRFRLTPLGMAYKAGDISFTSLFKNQMLKYADASSGNRLFPYRIAFEFMREVKSLGFREFIYTLYSVQVDSKGVPNTEEIIRRAVAIQKDFPNTELTSEANKGLVLEKLNGLHPVGFTYNDVWTDRTTTGNQFRYVMRHLELFKDLFRFDAPTNKLLLVEGQEQAVSDYLALTEGLLVANDYGSARWTAEEGSN; encoded by the coding sequence ATGCACCCGCTCTATAAAACCCGCTTCACTCGATGGCATGACTTGGAAGAGGTCATCGAGCAACTTCCAACTTCTACAGAGAAGGGGGATGCGTTCGAGGAATTCGTGTTCTTTTACTTTGAGCAATATCGAAGCACTTATCAAATCGAAGAACACTATTGCCCAGTCGCGCAAAAGGCTCCGTTCCCGAAGAAGGTCAAAGACGCGCTGAAACTTGAGGCCAAAGATTATGGTGTTGACGGTGTCTACATAACAACTTCGGGCGAATACACCGCATACCAATGCAAATTCAGGTCGAATCGGAACGGTCTCTCATATGCTGACCTCGCGACCTTTTGGGGTGAGGCTGAGTATGCCGATTATCGGTGCACCGTCACAAACGCTGCAACGATTCCCCATGTCGCCGACAAAAAGATTGGGCACATGGCAGTGTTACCAAGCCATTTTGATCAACTTGGACCTGATTTCTTCGCGCTACTACACGACTATGCAATCTCTTCCGAGATCAAGAAAAAGCCGCGTAAGGTGCCAAGAGATTATCAAAATGAAATCCTGGAGAGTCTGAATTCTGGGCTGAATGAGCACGACCGGGGAAAGTTCATTGCGGCGTGCGGCATCGGAAAAACTCTGATCTCGCTTTGGCTGATGGAATTGAGAGATCCTCAAACTGTCCTGTTTTTGGCCCCAAGTCTTCAATTGATTAGGCAAACACTCGGAGAGTGGGCAGATGAAGCGGGAACACCCTTCGATTACCTCTGCGTTTGCAGCGACACCACTGTAGCTTTGGAAGATGAGAACACACTGGATTTGTCTGAGGTAGACGTACCCGTTACGACCGACTCGGACACCATAAGCAAATTCCTTTCGAAGAAAACTGACCGAAAACGGATCATTTTCTCAACTTACCAATCAGTCCCCGTCTTAGCCGAAGGCGTTGCTGCCGGAGACTTCGCCGCGTTTGACCTTGCCATCTATGACGAGGCTCACCGGACAGCAAGCGGCGGAAACTCAGGTCTCTTCTCGGTTGCTCTGGATGATGCGGCTGTCCCTTGCAAGAAGAGACTCTTCATGACGGCCACTGAGCGAGTGGTGAAAGCGCACCTCAAAGAAGCAGCTGAACGAGCCGATGATGTTGTTTTTTCAATGGACGACGAAAAGCTATACGGACCAACCCTGTTCAGACTCTCGTTCGGAGAAGCGATTGATCGAGGCATCATTTCCGACTATAGATTGGTGTTTGCTGGCACCCACTCTCAAGAGATCGGCAAACTGGTAGAAGCTAATAAGTACGTGAAACCAGATGGTGCTCCGGTTGGGGCACTTGAACTGGCGCAGTCGATTTATCGAAGGCTTTTGCTTGTCCGATGCATCCAAGATTTGGGGTGCTCCAAAACCGTCACTTTCCACTCCAAAGTCTCTGAGGCTCAAGTCTTTGCCAAAGCTATGGCCGACGATCTCGGTGGTGATGTGGCCGTGCACCATGTCAACGGCTCCATGTCCTCTTCGAAGCGAACGGAGTTAATTGGTGACTTCGAGCGGGCGGACGCTGGCATCTTGACGAACGTGCGATGCCTCACAGAGGGCGTTGACATCCCGCTTATTGACTCCGTTTTCTTTGCAAACCCTCGTGGATCGCTTATTGACATCGTGCAGGCCGTCGGCCGTGCCCTGCGTCAGCCCTTTGGCTTCAAAGGAAAGCTCGCTTACATTATCATTCCAATCCTTCTGGACGAATCGACCGGGGATTCAATGGTTGGGCCAGGGTTTGACACTCTCTATAACGTCATTCAGGCTCTTCGGGATCAAGACGAAAACCTCGCTGAATGGATAGATGGCATTAACCTCGGCGCTGTGACCGGGAAGTCGATCTCCTCCGGAGGAGGAAGCAAGCTTCAACTTATCCTTCCGCCAACGATCAACCTAGAGAACCTTTCAGAAGCTCTGCTCTTAAAAATTGCCGACGTGAATAAGGACCCTAGCGACCATCAGGCGATTGGCAGCAAGCTCGGTAAAACGGAGCGAAAGAGCGCCTACACACGCGTCTTCAAGACTCTCTGTGACTACACCCCCGAAAAACTAGAATCGAGTCTTGTGGCACCAACGCTTGCCCTGATGGAGGACATTGCTATTGCCTACGATTCAGCGGTTGTCCGCCTGAACAACAATAACGTTTCGCACTGTCTACGACTCGGAGTGATCGAGGCCTTGGAGAACCGGCGCTTTCGGCTCACTCCTCTGGGAATGGCATATAAAGCCGGTGACATCTCGTTCACAAGTCTCTTTAAGAACCAAATGCTCAAATATGCCGATGCCAGCAGTGGCAATCGTCTATTCCCCTACCGAATCGCTTTCGAGTTCATGCGCGAAGTCAAGTCCCTTGGTTTCAGGGAATTTATATATACGCTTTACTCCGTCCAGGTTGATTCAAAGGGTGTTCCTAATACGGAGGAGATTATCCGAAGAGCAGTTGCGATTCAGAAGGACTTTCCCAATACAGAACTCACGAGTGAGGCAAACAAGGGTCTCGTTCTCGAAAAATTGAACGGATTGCACCCCGTGGGATTTACCTACAACGACGTCTGGACAGATCGAACCACGACCGGAAACCAGTTTCGATATGTAATGAGGCACCTCGAGCTTTTCAAAGACCTCTTCAGGTTCGATGCGCCGACCAATAAGCTCCTTTTGGTAGAAGGTCAGGAACAAGCCGTCTCGGATTACTTGGCTCTAACTGAAGGTCTACTTGTGGCCAACGACTACGGGTCAGCTCGATGGACAGCGGAAGAGGGTTCGAACTAA
- a CDS encoding type II toxin-antitoxin system prevent-host-death family antitoxin yields MVDLRQVFSLTDFLRHHKDHVARLGASKKPVILTVNGKPALVLQDAASYQDLLDRLEEAEKTLP; encoded by the coding sequence ATGGTTGATCTTCGACAAGTTTTTTCGCTCACGGACTTTCTCCGGCATCACAAAGACCACGTAGCAAGACTTGGTGCCTCGAAAAAACCCGTGATCTTGACGGTCAACGGCAAGCCCGCTTTGGTCCTCCAAGACGCCGCAAGCTATCAAGATCTCCTGGATCGGCTAGAAGAAGCTGAAAAGACACTCCCCTAG
- a CDS encoding tyrosine-type recombinase/integrase, with product MPALFANAPTEAQRAFLEFFAVTIPNANTRAAYMRDVARFAQWCDERGFRLEQITSIHLASYREEVSRELSNPSIKRNFSALRMLFSWFVEKGVLDRNPVREVKTPRFSRSEGKTPAFTPEEMHQLFESFDTDSIVGLRDRALIGVMVFTFARVEAVVSLRVKDVMEVGRRTVIRLNEKGGKEREIPCHHTLEEYLDAYIKAAGIEKELSSVLFRSAIGRTGKLSEKPINRTDAYQMIQRRVRDAELAGRFSCHSFRATGITNYLENGGNLEMAQWIAGHADSRTTKLYDRRNHRATLADIERIRF from the coding sequence AACACCCGCGCAGCCTATATGCGCGACGTGGCAAGGTTTGCCCAGTGGTGCGACGAGAGGGGCTTCCGCCTGGAGCAAATTACGAGCATCCATCTTGCCTCCTATAGGGAAGAGGTGTCCCGCGAGCTTTCCAACCCGAGCATCAAAAGAAACTTCTCAGCTCTTCGGATGCTTTTCTCGTGGTTCGTTGAGAAGGGAGTCCTCGACCGGAATCCAGTGCGAGAGGTGAAGACGCCGAGGTTCTCGCGCTCCGAGGGCAAGACGCCGGCATTCACTCCGGAGGAAATGCACCAGCTCTTCGAGAGCTTCGACACTGATTCGATTGTCGGCCTTCGAGACCGGGCACTTATTGGAGTCATGGTCTTCACTTTCGCGCGCGTCGAGGCCGTCGTCTCGCTCCGCGTGAAAGACGTCATGGAGGTCGGAAGGCGCACAGTCATCCGGCTCAACGAAAAAGGCGGAAAGGAGAGGGAGATTCCTTGTCACCACACACTTGAGGAGTATCTCGACGCCTACATCAAAGCGGCCGGAATAGAGAAGGAGCTGAGCAGCGTGCTGTTCAGGAGCGCCATCGGTCGAACCGGCAAACTCTCAGAAAAGCCCATCAACCGAACCGACGCCTACCAGATGATTCAGCGCAGAGTTCGAGATGCAGAGCTTGCGGGACGCTTTTCTTGCCACAGCTTCAGAGCGACTGGAATCACAAACTATTTGGAGAATGGCGGAAATCTTGAGATGGCTCAGTGGATTGCTGGCCATGCTGACAGCAGGACAACCAAGCTCTATGACCGTCGCAACCATCGAGCGACTCTCGCAGACATCGAAAGGATTCGTTTCTAG